From the genome of Papaver somniferum cultivar HN1 chromosome 2, ASM357369v1, whole genome shotgun sequence, one region includes:
- the LOC113350576 gene encoding pentatricopeptide repeat-containing protein At1g62670, mitochondrial-like gives MINGLCLDGLKEAVKLFDSMVDRGLEPNEITYNVLIDGHCRNRKLGEAVQLFKKMKRNGLKPAIVDILLRELYRDGRMKTAQRFRNEMQTSGQSPDEVTYTTMMDGFCRNGKIKNPWRLQESQIVITCTASILIHGLCQAAQLEDARKVAFCRLLLCRIPCIYSMESTIRKKYNK, from the coding sequence ATGATCAACGGTCTATGTTTGGATGGGTTGAAAGAAGCTGTTAAATTGTTTGACTCCATGGTGGATAGAGGCCTTGAGCCAAATGAAATCACCTACAATGTGTTAATCGATGGGCATTGCAGGAACCGTAAGCTGGGTGAAGCTGTGCAGCTATTCAAGAAAATGAAACGAAATGGATTGAAACCCGCAATAGTTGATATTCTATTAAGGGAACTATACCGGgatggaagaatgaagactgcacagaggtttCGTAATGAGATGCAAACTTCTGGTCAATCTCCAGATGAAGTGACATACACTACCATGATGGACGGTTTCTGCAGGAATGGAAAAATAAAGAATCCATGGAGGTTACAGGAATCTCAGATAGTAATTACATGTACAGCTAGCATTCTTATTCATGGTTTGTGTCAAGCTGCCCAGTTGGAAGATGCGAGAAAGGTTGCCTTCTGTCGTTTGCTTTTGTGCAGGATACCTTGTATTTACAGCATGGAAAGCACTATCCGAAAGAaatacaacaaataa
- the LOC113350577 gene encoding rab escort protein 1-like codes for MNAGFLKFVIEENGDCKGVRLASGQEVLSQHLVINPSVTGPSPPFLPRAPNLPEECSESDDKGEVIEKVARSVLYLSTLCDDVIQGRKSLHAAMNFLVAPPLSENPQDTSSMENENVGDAKLDREDTPDWNLDYRNILESSEKA; via the exons ATGAATGCAG GTTTCTTGAAATTTGTCATAGAG GAAAATGGAGATTGCAAAGGTGTTAGATTGGCATCAGGTCAGGAGGTACTCAGTCAGCATCTGGTTATAAATCCTTCTGTTACTGGTCCATCACCACCATTCTTACCTCGAGCTCCAAATTTGCCAGAAGAATGCTCTGAAAGTGATGACAAAGGCGAAGTCATTGAAAAGGTTGCCAG GTCCGTTTTGTATCTCTCAACTTTATGCGACGATGTCATCCAAGGAAGGAAGTCACTACATGCAGCGATGAATTTTCTCGTTGCACCTCCTCTTTCTGAAAATCCTCAAGATACCTCCTCCATGGAAAATGAAAATGTAGGAGATGCCAA GCTTGATCGAGAGGACACGCCAGACTGGAATTTGGATTACAGGAATATCTTAGAATCAAGTGAGAAG GCTTAG
- the LOC113350575 gene encoding pentatricopeptide repeat-containing protein At1g62670, mitochondrial-like, whose translation MINGLCLDGGLKEAVKLFDSMVDRGLEPNEITYNVLIDGHCRNRKLGEAVQLFKKRNGLKPAIVDILLRELYRDGRMKTAQRFRNEMQTSGQSPDEVTYTTMMDGFCRNGKIKNPWRLQESQIVITCTASILIHGLCQAAQLEDARKVAFCRLLLCRIPCIYSMESTIRKKYNK comes from the coding sequence ATGATCAACGGTCTATGTTTGGATGGTGGGTTGAAAGAAGCTGTTAAATTGTTTGACTCCATGGTGGATAGAGGCCTTGAGCCAAATGAAATCACCTACAATGTGTTAATCGATGGGCATTGCAGGAACCGTAAGCTGGGTGAAGCTGTGCAGCTATTCAAGAAACGAAATGGATTGAAACCCGCAATAGTTGATATTCTATTAAGGGAACTATACCGGgatggaagaatgaagactgcacagaggtttCGTAATGAGATGCAAACTTCTGGTCAATCTCCAGATGAAGTGACATACACTACCATGATGGACGGTTTCTGCAGGAATGGAAAAATAAAGAATCCATGGAGGTTACAGGAATCTCAGATAGTAATTACATGTACAGCTAGCATTCTTATTCATGGTTTGTGTCAAGCTGCCCAGTTGGAAGATGCGAGAAAGGTTGCCTTCTGTCGTTTGCTTTTGTGCAGGATACCTTGTATTTACAGCATGGAAAGCACTATCCGAAAGAaatacaacaaataa